TCACGTTTGAGGTGATGCACCGCTGGCAGCCCGGCCAGCACGGATCGGCCAGCGCCGCCGAAACCATCGACGGGGGCGGCGTGCCCGATTATTCCGGCGTCAACATCAACGCCGAGCCGCAGCTGCCGCGCCCCGTGGTACCCGGCGGCAGCGCCACCGCCCCCGAAAGCGGCGGCGGCTACAGCGGCTAGGCCTGGCCGCTGGCCCAAATGAAACCCCGCGGGGCCCTAGGTGAAATGTTGCACCCTGGGCCCCGCTGGCTGTTTGTGTGTAGCGCGGAAATCCGTTCCGCGCTACAAGTTCCGCTAATCGCGGAACGGTACCTCCAGCAGCACCGGCATGCTGGTGCGGCGGCCGTTCACGATGCCGGGGTGCCAGCTTGGGCCTTCGCACACCAGCCGAATGGCCTCGGCATCGGCTTCGGGGCTTAGGCCTTTCACCACCTGGATGTTTTGCAACGAGCCGTCGGCCTCCACCATGAACTTCAGCTTAACGCTGCCGCGCACC
The sequence above is drawn from the Hymenobacter sp. YIM 151858-1 genome and encodes:
- a CDS encoding dodecin family protein is translated as MSTIKKVIEVLASSDKSFEDALQRALTEASTTVKGIKSIYIKDQSCKVQDNKIVEYRITAKITFEVMHRWQPGQHGSASAAETIDGGGVPDYSGVNINAEPQLPRPVVPGGSATAPESGGGYSG